The DNA region caATCCAGACAGCAAGACAAGAGAaagcaaaatataaaatcaCAATAATATGGCAGCGAAGACTCAAGCTTACAGTACAATCACACATACAGGAATGTCAGGCTAGTACGTTTACTCTTTTTGTCAGATGTCAGCAATGAGAATGCCACATATTGCCTTCAATGAGAATGTCTCTTAATGACACTCTTCACTGGCATAACTACATGtagttatatcacaaaacaacaCATCTGCCTTTCACACAAAAGAATATAAACttgtcacaaaaataaaaatctggaGAATATTCATTGGaaaataaataccaaatatGTGATATAAGCTAGGAATAACTTTTTCCATATCTCCCTACAGTTTTGCAAACATGAAAGCTGAAGCATTTTACACCCATATCTACATGGTTACAATCGCTATCTTCATAATCCTAAGATGACAGATAACTGTAGCTATCCTTTGATTACATATGCAATAGACATCTTCCATGACATCTTCCAATTTCAACCATGGCCATGACACAAGCGCCATGAACATATTTAGCAGATAAAAGATCATTCCCACCAGTAATGAACCTTTTTCTGTTCTCACTCCCCAAAAATGTATAATGCCTCCTTTGACACCTCATAACAGATGcttaacccgctgaggatgggctaattttactacaacatgaatttcccatagacacctgtccgagtatactcgggactcgtcctcaatagGTTAGAAAAGAAAGGGGGGAATGGTCTTGCAGGGAATTATCATCCTAAACGAAGTGCACGCTAGCTTATTCCCCCTCAATACCCAAATTTCTCCATTTTGCGGACAACATCCATGCGTTGGCACTGTCTGACGACAAGTTTCAACTGTCTGCATGTCTCCTGCGGCCATTTTTGGCTGATCCAATTCAGCACCTCTTCTGTGTGGTCCTTGTTTTTGTGTTCCAGGTACCGTATCATCATGCCGTCCATCCTGTAGTGATGAGCTATGTCTTTCCAGTTCATACCAGTCGCGCTCTCTGGGTCCAGCATATACTTCATTATCTTCCTACAATTATTGTCCATCTCAGCAATGGTGCAATCTGCaggttctttcttcttctcctcttccagATTGATGCTGTCACGTGATGACAAGATTTTCGTCTCTGATGCTGCGAATGACTGGTCATAGCCTTTAATTTGAATAGAGAGATGATATGTATTAAAGCATGAATTACAGTCCAGCATGAACAGCACAATACATCATATTATTTGTGGGACTGGGAGCACTTTGTTACAAAGACAAAGACTATGGTATGCACTGTGGGGAAGATACTGAAGAGATTCACTGCACACTAATTTTAAAGCATTATCAGTCAATGTATACAAATCATCATAACATAATGCATACCTTAgagcatttacattgtacagttcaaactgaaatgtatgaaatatcTTCTTGCAGCACTGAATATTGTGACTCTAATTACActtgattactgtaaaacaaattaattttaatttcacaaatttcatgggcgtagatttgcgaaattaaaacgCACGATAAAGTTTTTGTCTTCGCAATATGCATTGAATTTTAAaggcaacttgcgaaaatttcatgccgtgaaaatatcGTGTTTCACAGTAGGCCCATAGACATCAATTATGCACATACAGTTTAAATGTTTGTTAGAAGTTCTTGAGCACCCGTAGGTCACCGTAATATTTATGTCCTTTTCAGACACTTCATGTGTGGTCTCTGCGAGTGGTGATTCTCTGTATGAACAAAGAGGAGTGCTCATGGGCCCACCTGTGTGTATAAATGGGGTATATACAAGATTCTTCTTATCTTGTAACTTACCCATTCTATCCTTGTTCTTCACACTTGTTCCAGCTGGCTGGGACTTGAAGTTTGAAGCTACTTCCTGATTGGGGAGACTCTGGAAATCTGGAGAAAAGTGACAGGAGGGATAGACTACTAGTCAAATCTAGTCCTTGAAATCATATTCTAAGGTTTGATGATGTGTCTCCTTGCTATATACTCTAATACTCACCGCCAGCGTTTCAtaagtagaagaaaaaaaaatctgttattTGAACCTTGCCTAGGTCATTTAATTACCATTATTAATTTTTGTCGCAAGTATTGAAATCTTCAATCTCTGAATTTACAACTGACCATAACATTGGTGATGAgcataaatgaatgaacaaaatgcCCCTAAAGATAATGTCTCCACACTATGGCCAGTGTTGTGAGGGTTTCAAGTCACATTTCATAAATGGCAATCTGTTACTACTCTGGAGACAATGAGAAACTGAATAGTTACTGCAAATACAAGTAGCACAGCTTTACTataactctttttattttctttgtggaCACCAACATTATCGCCTTGTAACGTCCAAGAAAGGAATTCTCAAATTGGCAAGCAGAAAATTTGCAGTAATAGTTACCTCTGCAGTCCTCTTGGTCGAAAGCATTGACGCTTGGTGCATTGAAGGCATAGTGTGGCTGGTGGTCATTGCTGATGTTATAGGACTCAGATGAGCACTGTACAATCGGAGGGTCCCCAGAGCCCGACAATCTATTTTTGGCTATCGACTCCAAACCAGAGAAGTGAATCTGCTGATCACCGATAGATGCAGTAGGCAACGACATTGGGAACTGGCTAGAAGTTATGGAGGACGGGAAGGGAACAGCACAATCCTTGGCCTGACTGCCATACGAAAGCATCTGGGAGGAGGGACCACTAACAGCTGACGACACATTGTCCATGTTATCTCTTCGTGGGAACTTGCAGGCAGTTGGCCTCTGGTTCTGGCCTTCTGGGTCAACAGACTTGCTCCTCTGTGGGGCAGAGGTTGGGTAGCTGCAGTCTGATCCTAAATGAGATGCCATTTGGTGCTCTGAAGGAAGGGAGTGGAAACCCTCCTGATTGGTGATCTTTGCTGTGTTGTTGAGGTTATTTCCTGCCACAGGTTCGACAGTCGGATCTGTTTGGCGTGTTACGGGCTCGTGAGAACCAAAAGGCGGCACAGAAGAAGGGAGTGAGGTCACAGAGAGGGAAACGTTGTCGGCAACATACCTAGAGCGGCCCAGAGATGACTGAGCTGAGGTTGCCTGCCTGTACATCATCCCAGACCCATTGGGAGAATCACCAATTCCTGTCAGTGCAGGATTTCCTCCAGGACGGATCATCTGTTGTGGAAAGGAACCTCCAGGTGATCCTCCATCCCCCAAGGTTTGACCTTGCTGCATCATCCGCTCCATGAATGAGTCACTGTTGGGAGCAAACTCAGCTGGACCACCACTCCAGGATCCCCCATCATTGGTGATCACCTTCGACCTTCCCTCTCCAGAGCTACACATCCCGCTTGACGCCCCGGCTGCCTGGGTGGGCAGAATTGGTGCTCCTGGACTCTTTCCTCCGTGATACTGCAAACTGTGGGATTGAAACCCCGAGGGCAAGAGGCGTCCGCCTTGCTCGTTCTGGTTGCAAGGGTTTCCAACAATGGTACCCACGGGCCCCTGGCCCAGATCTTGGTACTGACGGCGACATCCTTCTTCTGACGCCAATGCCCTCGGCTCACTGATGTGGGATGACCTTCGATCAGCAGAACTCTGTCTCTCTTCACCTTCATCTCGACAGACTGGGGGAGATGGCTGCTGGTCTCCTGCATCTGAATATAGTGCTACAGGCTTTGTTGGGACTTTCACTGGCATACCTGTAGTGGAAAAAAAGTATGTAATTCATAACACCAGtctcctctttctttttaatcaatgaACAAAGACTCAACTCTTGATAAAGATGCAGCAATCAGTATGACTGCATATCCAACAGAAATATAATTAAGTAATCAAGAAGGGAATGTTGCCATTGACTATTGACGTTTCAAGAATTGCTTtgtgaaaattagcaaaactgcGTTATTTCATAAATTCCTTAATTcttaattttcacttttgtgcaTATATTGTTTTCACGGTCTTCTGAGACTAATTttcaaaggtcctgtttacctttgggagcagtgattttaaaaaatttcaagctatcacttttgatgcatatatgtaggtctgttgtatcacaaaacatcctaccatgtaaaatttttgcaataaagcctaaaatataaggagatatcactatttttctcacgaaaccgtaactgtagacggttaagtctggaaaaatgttcattattactattgttcatattttgtatatttaacaatactaaactgaacattgattatactggttcaaatttttacagtagttgtttctatccctaattcacattttagaactattttgaagcactaatgctgggtttttgtttcatctgcaaatggtaaattatgtctttaacTGGTCCGGAACTGTCCTTTATAAGTAAACAATGAGGGAGGGAGGATGCCACTTACTCCACGCAACCTTGATTCGCTCCACCAGATTTTTAAGATCAATACATCCATCCTCGTTCACCTCGATGGGCACAAAGCCCAGCCCCTTCAGCTTCTGGAATCCACTTTTGATCACATACTCGTTCACGCCAAGGCATAAGTGGACAAACACTTTGCCGCCTCCACAATTGATGAGCAAGTCTGGAAAAGGACATTGACAACAGTGACTTCACAGTATTGCAGCACAATCCCGCAAATTTGAGTTTCGCCAACTGATTTTGCAACAAACTTGTGCATCTTAAACATTTATTAAATCTTTTTCATGTGACTGTAtaggaaagaaataaaacacaTCATAAAGGAATTAAGTCTGTTTTTGTAACgatgaataatgaaaaattCCAAAAATATCTGAACtctacttgtacaatgtatatatccAACAGGCAAGTATTCACAACATGTTCATAGGATA from Diadema setosum chromosome 1, eeDiaSeto1, whole genome shotgun sequence includes:
- the LOC140245767 gene encoding uncharacterized protein, which gives rise to MVESLRKGVGRGIVMLSLQFCNVLKNNKILTQQFEEKILEDLSRPSMDRRIAWLLTEDDMMLKPIVSEVFSADFVDRMRQIQPAVQSSTTPLDAKAILKQWQGADVEPPGDMDVSSQEETTLKVENVHIVHGGAKQAVREIGRELEDGFELEETIKYKLYHGIAADPGIIAKVVLSEVQAVIEKDGPNTLGVVVWCPKLLDMMVKSADKEIFEDLLINCGGGKVFVHLCLGVNEYVIKSGFQKLKGLGFVPIEVNEDGCIDLKNLVERIKVAWSMPVKVPTKPVALYSDAGDQQPSPPVCRDEGEERQSSADRRSSHISEPRALASEEGCRRQYQDLGQGPVGTIVGNPCNQNEQGGRLLPSGFQSHSLQYHGGKSPGAPILPTQAAGASSGMCSSGEGRSKVITNDGGSWSGGPAEFAPNSDSFMERMMQQGQTLGDGGSPGGSFPQQMIRPGGNPALTGIGDSPNGSGMMYRQATSAQSSLGRSRYVADNVSLSVTSLPSSVPPFGSHEPVTRQTDPTVEPVAGNNLNNTAKITNQEGFHSLPSEHQMASHLGSDCSYPTSAPQRSKSVDPEGQNQRPTACKFPRRDNMDNVSSAVSGPSSQMLSYGSQAKDCAVPFPSSITSSQFPMSLPTASIGDQQIHFSGLESIAKNRLSGSGDPPIVQCSSESYNISNDHQPHYAFNAPSVNAFDQEDCRDFQSLPNQEVASNFKSQPAGTSVKNKDRMGYDQSFAASETKILSSRDSINLEEEKKKEPADCTIAEMDNNCRKIMKYMLDPESATGMNWKDIAHHYRMDGMMIRYLEHKNKDHTEEVLNWISQKWPQETCRQLKLVVRQCQRMDVVRKMEKFGY